From the Methanocaldococcus fervens AG86 genome, the window TATTTAAAAACTCCCCAACAACAATTTTTCCATTCAACTCCTCTTCACTCATATTTTTTGCCTTGTTTATGTGTATTGAATTCTCTTTTAGATATTTTATCATATCAGCCGGCTTTCTTGAGACATTAAACCTTCCATAGTAAGTTGGGCATTGAGAAACAACTTCAATAAATGCAAATCCTTTCTTTTGGATACCTTTTATTATTGATTTAACGAGCTGAATTGGATGAGCTGTTGTCCACCTTGCTACATAAGTAGCTCCAGCAGCTATAGCTAATTTGCATAAATCTGCATTGTTCTCTATACACCCATACGGAGCTGTTGTAGCCTTTTTACCTTGAGGTGTTGTTGGTGAAAACTGTCCTCCTGTCATTCCATAGATGTTGTTGTTTATACAGATAACTGTCAAATCAATATTCCTCCTACAACCGTGGATAAAGTGATTTCCACCTATAGCTGCTGTATCTCCATCTCCTGTAAACACAACAACATGCTTATCTGGTCTTGCTATTTTAATTCCAGTCGCAAACGCTATAGGTCTTCCATGTGTTGTATGTAGGGAATCGCAGTATAAATAACCAGGAATTCTTGAAGAGCATCCAATTCCTGAAACAGCTATATAATCCTCTGGCTTTATATTTAGCTCTTCAATTGCCTTTAAAAAGCAGTTTATAACAATTCCATTTCCACATCCTGAACAAAAGATGTGTGGTAATCTATCTTGCCTCATATATTTTAAAGCCGGATGCAATCTATCACCTTCCAACCTTTTATAACAACCTTTTAAGAAAAGGTTGATCAAAACTTATGGGTATACCAATAGGGCGTGAGTCCTATGGTGCGTTGATCAAAACGGATGCATTAAGGAGGAGCTAAAGCCCTTCATAATACCTCTTAGACTAAAGTGGAGTTGCCAAAGGCAACTCCGCTCTGGGTATAGCAATAGGGCGAAGCCCTATGCATGTATTGCCTCGCTACGCTCGGCAATGCCTCTTAATTACAGTGGGGCTGAACGTAGTGAAACCCCACTCTGAGGTATTCCGAACCATAGAGGGACTTGCCCCTCTATTGGTATACTCCCCCTAAGTTTTAATGAAACTTTTTCTAAAAGTTTCATAGCAATAGAGCGAAGCCTATGCTCTCATAACAACGGCATGGCTAAGCTCGAACATCGCTCCAGACAGCTCATTTCCAATATCTTGGATGTCAGATAAAGTTAGCTCAATTTCATCCTTCTGAATGGATAAAGCAACTGGCAAATATTTGTAGGCGATCTCAAACATTTCAAATGGTTTACACAGCAAATCAACAGCTATTAAGCCATTGAATCCTTTATCTTCAAAATTTTTGGTTATAATCTTATTAATTATAATATCTTCCCTATCTAAAGAAACTAACAAGTTTTTAACAACTTCATCCTCATCTTTTCCAACACCTTCAAACACTGCCTTAACCCTTATAAATCCATCTTCCTCAAAATCTACTATTTCTTCCTCATCATATTTACCTTTTTTATACTCCTCAACATCAATATCTTTTTTCTCCTTTACATATACATTAAATCCAATCTTGTAAGTATCAACAAAAGATTTGAATGCGGTTATAACCAAAGCTAAAACCTCATTTATTTCATTAGCCTTAAGTTTTAACTTCTCCGGTTTTATAACTTCAATATCAGCCCCATATTTTAAACAGAAGTTTATGTAATCCCTAAAATTGTCAAAATCTATTTCAAATTCACCAATTTTTGTATAAAACTTTAAGTTTTCATCCTCCTCAATATCTTCATCAACATACCTAACTTTGGCGTTATATTTTTCTTTTAACTCATTAGAAAGGTTTTCAAATTCTCTCTCAACAACTTCTTTAGAATTTCCTTTAACTTCCTCTAAGGCATGTATTTTTATCATTATTATCACCGAGTTTTATTAAAAGTTAGTGAATCGAAGATTTTATATTTTGTTGTTTTGATCAACCTTTTTCCAAAAGGTTGTTTTTATCAGTTTTATCACCAAAAAGCAATTAAATAAAAAAGAGAAATAAAATAAGTTTATTCAAATAATGAATATCTCCTTATAACAAAATCTCTTCCCAATGTTGCTAAGAAAGCCCCTAACTTTGGCCCATACTTTTTGCCCAGTAGTATCATATACGATGCCTGGAATGCCTCTCTTGGATTTAAACCGAGTTCTTTTGCAGTTTGATAGATAAGCTCGTGCAAAGTTAATGCATCAAACTCTACAGTTTTCAATTTTTCAGCAAAGTATTTAATCCACTCTTTTTGCTTATCTTTCAATTTCTCATAGATTTCCTTTGCCTCATCTTCATCAATTATAACTAACTTCTCCCCATACTTTAAAGCCCAGTTTCTTGCCATTAAAAGCCTATCTTTCAACCTTTTCATGCTGAACTCATCAATATCCTCAATCCTATAATTATTTCTTCTCAATATTTCAAATACTCTTTCCATATTTACATCTTTCTTCTCTTCATCATAGGTTAGTTGAGCGATAATTGAACAGAATCTGTATGGGATGACAAACGGCTTACTTTCTGGAATTTTTGGAGTAGATAGCTCATAAATTCTTATCTTTTCCTCTTCTTCATCACTTAGTTCATCTTTATCTTTATTGTTGAAATAAAATTCTTCCAATCTGTCATACTCATCAACTAAGTCGGGAATTTTCTTTAAATCAAAGTCTATGTGTTTTGTTGGCTTACTTCTTAACAACAAGAACCTTAAAATCTCTGGATGAGCTATATGAGTCCAATCTTTTACAGCAAATACAACCCCTTTAGAAGAACTCATTGGAATTGCTTTATCCCCAACTTTTAATTGAATCCATTCATAAACAACCTTTTTTGGAGGCTCATAGTTGTAAATCTCCTTAGCAATTAAAACTCCAGTATCGTAGCTTCCCCCAGCTGCTGCGTGGTCTTTACCCATTGGTTCAATGGTTACATTAAATATGCTCCACCTTGCTGGCCAATCAACCCTCCATGGAAGCTTAGCTCTTCCTTTATAAGGCTTTACTTCTCCTTCATAGCCACAAACCTCACACCTATATCTTACTATCTCTTTTTCACTATCATAACTTAAGACTTTTGTTTTTAGCCTTCCACAATTTTCACAAACAACGTTTATTGGCCACCAATCGTCTGGTAATGGGGAAGCTCTAAATTTATTTAAAATCTCCATGATTTTTTCTCTATTATCTAATGCGATTTTTATTTTTTCATCATAAAGTCCTTTTTTATAGTTTTCATCTGCCCTATATGTGGTTAGCTCAACACCCAAATCATCTAAGCTTTCCAAATAAGGAGATAAGAAGTGCTCGGCATAACTTTTACAGCAACCCTCTGGACATGGAATTTCACTTAAAGGCATGCCAATATATTGCTCAAACTCCTTTGGTAGGAAAGGATAGAGCTTCCTTAATGGGTCGTAAGTATCTGCTATAAAAATTAACTCTGCATCAACTCCTTTATTTATCAATCCCTTATATATGGCATCGGCAGTTAGTGTTTCCCTTGCGTTTCCTACGTGGATATGTCCTGAAGGTGTTATTCCGCTCGCAACTATATATTTATCTGCTTTTCTCTCTTCAATCAATTTCTCAGCTATTACATCAGCCCAATGCATAATTTCCCTCAATTTTAATTTTTATTAATAAAAATCAAAAAATTTAAATTTCTTTAAGTTGTTATTGCTAAAATAATAACTACCAAAATAGTATAAATAACTTAGTTTTGGAAAAAGATTATAGTTCTTTTCAAAATATTTTGGGATACATAAGGGTATTGAGAACTCTTTCCTAATGGAAGGAGTTCAAACTTCCTTAATAAATTTTATTCACTTTGAAAAGAACTATAAATTAATAGAATCTCAACACAGTTCTTTTCTCCCCATCACTATGAGCCAACTCCAACAAATCATCTAATATCTCTTCAATCTCAACCTCTATAATGCCGTATCTTTCATGGACTAATCTTACGAGACCATCGTTATAATGCACTAATCTACCTTCAACGTGAACCCTTCCAAAGTATATTTCAACGTACTCATCCACATCTATATTGTTGTCGAGATACTCAAAAACATCTTTTGGGTTTTTTACATCAATAATTTCTTCCATAATATCACTCAAATTATAATTTATCTGTTTGGGCTAATTTCCTAATCCTTTCAACACCTTTTATTTCTTCAATAACTTCAACAACTGCTTTAGGGACTAAATGTTCCCACTTTTCTCCATTCAACATTCTTCTTCTAATTTCGGTTCCAGAATATTCTCTCCTATTATACATCTCTGGCTTTTTTACTTCATATCCTTTTTCTTCAAACAAAACCCTAACCAATGGATTTCCACTATACACTACATCAAACGGTGGAGTTAAAGACTCAACATATGATACCCAAATAGAGTTGAATTCTATATCTTTTATAGGTATTGGATAATAGGTCAAATTATAACCTTTCAATGATTTTGTTATCATCAAAATTCTTTCCCCAGCTGTAAATGGGTTATCCAAAGTATGGCTTTTTTGAGCACTACCAATTCCAATAATTATTTCCTCAACCTCCTCAGCTATCTTTTTTATAACTTCCAAATGCCCTTTGTGAAATGGTTGAAATCTACCAATTATAATGCCCCTCAATATATCACCAAAAATAGTGAAAATTATTAAAAAATTTATTAAAAAAGCTAAAAAATTAAAATAAAATTAGGATTTACTCCTTCTCTAAGTATGATTTTCTTATGAAGTTCAATATAACCTTTTGCTCAGTTCTTGCAACAACTCTTCTTATTGTTTCGACTGCATCAATGTTTGCTGATACGCTATCAATACCCCACTCTACCAACTTCTCAACTATGTGTGGTCTGCTTCCTGCTTGCCCACATATTGAAGTCTTTACACCATACTTTTTACATGTTTTAATCACATGCTCAACCAATTTCAATACAGCAGGGTGATCTTCTTTATAATACTTTGAAACCAATT encodes:
- a CDS encoding nicotinamide-nucleotide adenylyltransferase, whose protein sequence is MRGIIIGRFQPFHKGHLEVIKKIAEEVEEIIIGIGSAQKSHTLDNPFTAGERILMITKSLKGYNLTYYPIPIKDIEFNSIWVSYVESLTPPFDVVYSGNPLVRVLFEEKGYEVKKPEMYNRREYSGTEIRRRMLNGEKWEHLVPKAVVEVIEEIKGVERIRKLAQTDKL
- a CDS encoding 2-oxoacid:ferredoxin oxidoreductase subunit beta, with the protein product MHPALKYMRQDRLPHIFCSGCGNGIVINCFLKAIEELNIKPEDYIAVSGIGCSSRIPGYLYCDSLHTTHGRPIAFATGIKIARPDKHVVVFTGDGDTAAIGGNHFIHGCRRNIDLTVICINNNIYGMTGGQFSPTTPQGKKATTAPYGCIENNADLCKLAIAAGATYVARWTTAHPIQLVKSIIKGIQKKGFAFIEVVSQCPTYYGRFNVSRKPADMIKYLKENSIHINKAKNMSEEELNGKIVVGEFLNIEKPEFVEELHKLIEKLKKEG
- a CDS encoding DUF2097 family protein, whose amino-acid sequence is MEEIIDVKNPKDVFEYLDNNIDVDEYVEIYFGRVHVEGRLVHYNDGLVRLVHERYGIIEVEIEEILDDLLELAHSDGEKRTVLRFY
- the lysS gene encoding lysine--tRNA ligase translates to MHWADVIAEKLIEERKADKYIVASGITPSGHIHVGNARETLTADAIYKGLINKGVDAELIFIADTYDPLRKLYPFLPKEFEQYIGMPLSEIPCPEGCCKSYAEHFLSPYLESLDDLGVELTTYRADENYKKGLYDEKIKIALDNREKIMEILNKFRASPLPDDWWPINVVCENCGRLKTKVLSYDSEKEIVRYRCEVCGYEGEVKPYKGRAKLPWRVDWPARWSIFNVTIEPMGKDHAAAGGSYDTGVLIAKEIYNYEPPKKVVYEWIQLKVGDKAIPMSSSKGVVFAVKDWTHIAHPEILRFLLLRSKPTKHIDFDLKKIPDLVDEYDRLEEFYFNNKDKDELSDEEEEKIRIYELSTPKIPESKPFVIPYRFCSIIAQLTYDEEKKDVNMERVFEILRRNNYRIEDIDEFSMKRLKDRLLMARNWALKYGEKLVIIDEDEAKEIYEKLKDKQKEWIKYFAEKLKTVEFDALTLHELIYQTAKELGLNPREAFQASYMILLGKKYGPKLGAFLATLGRDFVIRRYSLFE